One segment of Dolichospermum sp. DET69 DNA contains the following:
- a CDS encoding conjugal transfer protein TrbI — MSRSIRWQSSTAALMAIAITTGAATPLLSFAPAFAQGYNLNQSRTISIPANVTLPITYEKEKVIVKPGETLALTLKIADNITDSNRNILIPANTEVIGELQPVKLNTQSSRNNQQGVRFVARELVFPSGQRQQIYANSKIITKTETISKGASTGQILTDAAIGAGAASLISLVTGNKKIEVLEPVGGAAAGALASVLLRKPKADVFVLRPEQDLAITLTSNLVITRQ; from the coding sequence ATGAGTCGTTCTATCCGTTGGCAATCTAGTACCGCTGCACTCATGGCCATAGCCATTACAACTGGTGCAGCTACCCCCTTATTATCCTTTGCTCCGGCTTTTGCCCAAGGATACAATCTCAATCAATCGCGGACAATTAGTATTCCCGCTAATGTAACTTTACCTATCACCTACGAAAAGGAGAAAGTTATTGTCAAACCAGGCGAAACATTAGCCCTAACTCTGAAAATAGCTGACAATATTACTGATAGTAATAGAAATATTTTAATTCCTGCCAATACTGAAGTTATTGGTGAATTACAACCAGTAAAATTAAATACTCAATCTTCCCGTAATAACCAGCAAGGTGTCCGTTTTGTAGCTAGAGAATTAGTATTTCCTTCTGGACAAAGACAACAGATTTATGCTAATTCCAAAATTATCACCAAAACAGAAACAATCTCTAAGGGAGCAAGCACTGGACAAATATTAACTGATGCTGCTATTGGTGCCGGTGCAGCTAGTCTGATTTCATTGGTAACAGGTAATAAGAAAATTGAAGTTTTAGAACCTGTAGGTGGTGCAGCAGCAGGTGCTTTGGCTAGTGTATTATTGCGGAAACCAAAAGCTGATGTTTTTGTCCTCAGACCAGAACAGGATTTAGCTATTACCCTGACTTCAAATTTAGTGATAACTCGTCAATAG